A section of the Agarivorans litoreus genome encodes:
- a CDS encoding SLC13 family permease yields the protein MSMQATMVLVIFVGTIASLIRYQQYPAKIFGGVMLLLFVLDLVSTEQLLASVSNQGLMTLVLLMLCSIALEKTRLLRVLAASIIKPSLRSTWLRLYSTTVLSSAALNNTAVVATLLAPIRNNPYHSASRLLLPLSYAAILGGTLTLIGTSTNLIVNSLLLESTGESLGFFDFTLIGLVAVVACGFTLAFFSRYLPDHKREENHYHRYFIDAKIQADSTLIGKSVEENGLRHLESLFLVEIVRDGKLISPVAPSEVMQQSDRLIFSGDVTKVMQLNQFSGLQTFADSNGLLGSNLTEVVIRPESMLVGKSLKGAGFRARFDAAVVAIKRDGERVSGKLGEITLQAGDFLVLAVGADFKSRSNLSKNFIAVSGVEPDTRLNGASELFAIGGFVLAVGAAAIGLVSLFKAMVILLGGLIFFRCLTPSELVRRFPKEIWLIVASALALSQAMHNAGLVELLEGLFNGGLNGQWLILSLVAVYLLTWVFTELVTNNAAAALMFPLAYGLANALGANPMTFVMTVAFAASASFVSPYGYQTNLMVYNAGRYSLRDFVKLGLPVALVYGLVVLVLVPIVFPL from the coding sequence ATGAGCATGCAGGCCACCATGGTGCTAGTGATTTTCGTTGGCACCATTGCGTCTTTAATTCGTTATCAGCAGTATCCTGCTAAAATTTTTGGTGGGGTAATGCTGCTGCTGTTCGTGCTAGATTTAGTGAGTACTGAACAGCTATTAGCTAGCGTATCGAATCAAGGTTTAATGACCTTGGTGCTTTTAATGTTATGCTCGATAGCCTTGGAAAAAACACGATTATTACGCGTGCTAGCGGCTTCAATCATTAAACCATCACTTCGCTCTACTTGGCTGCGATTGTACTCCACCACGGTGTTGTCTTCTGCTGCCTTAAATAATACTGCGGTAGTTGCCACCTTATTGGCGCCAATTCGTAACAATCCTTATCACAGTGCTAGCCGTTTATTGTTACCTTTATCTTATGCAGCTATTTTGGGCGGAACACTTACCTTAATTGGCACTTCTACTAATCTCATCGTAAACAGCTTGTTACTTGAAAGTACCGGTGAGAGTTTGGGTTTTTTTGATTTTACTTTAATAGGCCTAGTTGCAGTGGTGGCCTGTGGTTTTACCTTGGCGTTTTTTTCACGCTATTTACCTGACCATAAACGTGAAGAAAATCATTATCACCGTTACTTTATTGACGCAAAAATTCAAGCCGATTCCACACTCATTGGCAAGAGCGTTGAAGAAAACGGGCTGCGCCACTTAGAGTCACTGTTCCTGGTGGAGATTGTGCGAGATGGAAAACTGATTAGCCCAGTAGCGCCAAGCGAGGTGATGCAGCAAAGTGATCGCCTTATTTTTAGTGGCGATGTCACAAAAGTGATGCAACTTAACCAGTTCTCTGGGCTACAAACCTTTGCAGATTCCAATGGCTTATTAGGCTCTAACCTTACCGAGGTCGTGATTCGCCCAGAAAGCATGTTAGTGGGTAAAAGCCTAAAGGGTGCTGGTTTTCGTGCCCGGTTTGATGCCGCCGTTGTGGCGATTAAGCGAGATGGCGAAAGAGTATCAGGAAAACTAGGTGAAATAACCTTGCAGGCTGGTGACTTCTTAGTATTGGCGGTAGGCGCTGATTTTAAGTCGCGTAGTAACTTAAGTAAAAACTTTATCGCAGTGAGTGGCGTGGAGCCAGACACTCGTTTAAATGGTGCTTCGGAGTTATTTGCAATTGGTGGTTTTGTACTTGCCGTGGGCGCAGCAGCTATTGGCTTGGTTAGCTTGTTTAAAGCCATGGTAATTCTTCTTGGTGGCTTAATTTTCTTTAGGTGCTTAACACCAAGTGAGCTAGTGCGCCGTTTCCCTAAAGAAATATGGTTGATTGTTGCTTCTGCTTTGGCTTTATCTCAGGCAATGCATAATGCCGGCTTAGTAGAGTTGCTCGAGGGCTTGTTTAACGGGGGGCTTAATGGGCAATGGCTTATATTGAGCCTTGTGGCAGTGTACTTATTAACCTGGGTATTTACCGAACTAGTAACCAATAATGCTGCCGCTGCTCTAATGTTTCCTCTGGCTTATGGCTTGGCAAATGCGTTAGGGGCAAACCCTATGACTTTTGTTATGACGGTCGCCTTTGCCGCAAGTGCAAGTTTTGTTAGCCCTTATGGATATCAAACTAATTTAATGGTGTACAACGCTGGTCGCTACAGTTTAAGAGATTTTGTCAAATTAGGTTTGCCCGTGGCATTAGTTTACGGCCTTGTTGTATTGGTGTTAGTCCCGATTGTATTTCCCTTATAG
- the cysC gene encoding adenylyl-sulfate kinase yields MDKKSENVVWHNHSVNRELRTMKKGHKPCVLWFTGLSGSGKSTIANAVDYLLYQRGVHTYVLDGDNVRHGLNGDLGFSDTDRVENIRRIGEVAKLFVDAGLVVSTAFISPFKADRSLVRNQLGEGEFFEVFIDTPLEVCEQRDPKGLYKKARSGEIKNFTGISSAYEAPEKADVHVQTEGKSVEQCAEFVVNALIDAGIVKA; encoded by the coding sequence ATGGATAAAAAGAGCGAAAATGTAGTTTGGCATAATCATAGTGTTAATCGAGAGTTGCGCACTATGAAAAAAGGCCACAAACCCTGCGTACTATGGTTTACTGGTTTAAGCGGCTCAGGCAAGTCTACTATTGCCAATGCAGTCGATTATTTGCTGTATCAACGCGGTGTTCATACTTATGTTCTGGATGGTGACAATGTTCGCCATGGCCTAAATGGCGATTTAGGGTTTTCTGACACCGACAGAGTAGAAAATATTCGTCGTATTGGTGAAGTAGCCAAACTATTTGTAGACGCAGGTTTAGTAGTTTCTACTGCTTTTATTTCTCCATTTAAAGCAGACCGCTCGCTGGTTCGCAATCAACTTGGTGAAGGCGAGTTTTTTGAAGTGTTTATTGATACACCTTTAGAGGTTTGCGAACAACGAGACCCTAAAGGGTTATACAAGAAAGCACGCAGTGGCGAGATTAAAAACTTCACCGGTATTAGCTCTGCTTATGAAGCACCAGAAAAAGCCGATGTTCACGTGCAAACGGAAGGAAAATCGGTTGAACAATGTGCAGAGTTTGTGGTTAATGCGCTAATCGATGCTGGTATTGTTAAGGCCTAA